Sequence from the Bremerella volcania genome:
CGATGGTCCAGGTCGCCAACGTGTCATGCAAGCGGATGGACACATTCTGATTGTGACCCATCGACCGCCGCGCCATGGCGAGCGCGTCCGCGGTGGCCGCTACTTCTGGCGTAACCCGGCCGGCGTACTACAAAGCAGTGACCTTGGCCAGGGACCGTCGTCGATGATTAAGCACTTGGAAGAGTACAACGGGGCGATTGCCAGGCTTGAAAAAGCGGAGAACGACTCCCAGTCGAGCGAAGAGTACTTTCGCGTGATCAGCGAACTCGGTCCGCTGCTACGAGCGACGCGAAATCTGCACAGCACGCTACAGTCGGCCCGCGAGGCTTCTGGCAACGATCGGACGATGATCAATTTTCGCGACCGCAGCTACGACTTGGAACGCTCGGCCGAACTGCTTTACAACGAAGCGAAGAACGAACTCGATTTCCTGATCGCCCAGCGCACCGAACAACAAGCGGCCAGCAGCCACCGCATGGCGGTCTCGGCCCATCGGTTGAACATCCTGGCGGCGCTCTTCTTCCCAATGGTCACGCTGGCCACGATCTTCGGTTCGTCCCTCCAGCATGGCTGGGAGACGGCGAGCGCCCCGATACCATTTTTCACGATGCTGATCGTGGGCTTCGTGCTGGGACTGCTGCTCAACTGGTTCATCAACGTCCCGATCGAACCCAAGCCGAGAAAACGCCACGGCGCCGATGCCCGGATTCCCCGCTCGCCGTAAGAGTTACGGCTGGGACACTTCCGCTGATTGATCCTGCGGCGGTTTGTTGTGGTCGTGCAGGCCGCCTGGTTCGGCGAAACCAATCAGGTAAGCGAAACCGATCCCCAGCAGCATGACCAGCGAAAGCTTGACCTTGTCGTGCGAGTGGAACTGCACTTCCGGCAGAATGTCGGCCAGCGAGATGCACAGAAAGACCCCGGCCGAAAAACAGAGGGCCATGCCGACCACAAACTGCTTGGAGGCATCGAACCCGTTGTAACCAGCGAAGAACAGCACAACCCCCAAAGGGCACATAATCGCGTAACCGAGATTCACCACATTGATGGTGCTCACAGGCCACTTGCTTTGCCGCATGATGAACGTGATCGACAACGCATCGAGCGGCTTGTGCAGGAAGATCCCCAGAAAGACCCCTAATCCCAACAGTCCCATGAAACCCGAATTGTCGTGATGTGCTGCAGCCGAAACGCCAGCGGCCAAGGCAATGCCATCCAACAGCGTATGCAGCGACAACCCCATGAAGACCCCTAGCCAGCGCATCCGCGAGTCCGCGGCGTCCTGCGAGTGATTGTGCGTGTGGCCTGAGTGATCATGGTCGTGATCGCAGTGAAGGTGTCCACCGTGCTTGTGATCGCCGGCCGCGGTGCCTGGGTATTCATTTTCGATCGGGGCATGTTCATGGAAATGAAACAGCCGCATCAGGAAGAAAGTCGTGATCAGGCCCACCAGCAGGCTGCCCATCGCCCAATCCATCGAGTTGCATTCGGCAATCCCATGCGGGAGCATATGCAAAATCCCGACCCCCAACATCAGACCACCCACGGCGCTCATCATCATCTGCATGCGGGTGTGCGTCAGACGAATGACCACTGGCAGCCAACCTCCCAGCAGGGAAGCAGCGATGATCAGGAGGCAATAGATTGCCAGCAGCAGCATGGATTTCAGTTCCACAACACAAAAGGGTTATCCCCGGTGTGCATTCACACGTTCGGGGGAAACGATTCAGCTTAGACGCCAACTGCTTAGATGCCAAGTGGTTACAAGGGCTTTGACTGCAGGCTTTTCAACGCTACCATTCGGATACATCCGTTTTCCTAAAGCCCTGTCCCCCATGTAGATCCGGATGACGCACCAACCCCAGGACGACGCAATCAGCCGGTCCCTTTCGGTCAGCCTTCAGGTGGCAGAACTCGATTGCGCGGAAGAAGTTCGGATTCTTAAGGATGGCCTGGCGGAGAAACCGGGGATCGAAAAGCTCGACTTCGACGTCATGCGCGGGCGAATGGATATCCATTACGACGCCCAGCACTGGAACGTCAAACGCCTCCTGGAAGCGGTCAGTTCGCTTGGTATGACGGCTCAGGAAGTGGTCGAGACGCCTAGTAACGCTACTGCCCAAGAGCCGGTCCGGCACGATTACAACCGCGAACGAGCCCTGGTCCGCAGCGGTGCGTTCCTGCTGGTGGCGGTCGTCATTCAGGCCTGGGAGTCAGGCGGCATCGCGGCACTGTTCGGGCACGGCGAGGGCGCCCATACCATTTCGGTGCTGGCGATCCTGCTCTACCTCATTTCGATTAGCCTGGGTATCCGCTGGATCTTTCCCAAAGCGGTCAAAGCGGTCCGGCGTTTTTCAGCCGACATGAACCTATTGATGACGGTGGCCGTCATCGGAGCGATCATCCTGGGGGAATTTTTTGAAGCGGCGATGGTCACGTTCCTGTTCACGCTGTCGGAAGTTCTCGAACAGCGTAGCGTGACCCGGGCTCGTCGTTCAATCCAATCGCTCATGTCGCTGGCTCCCGACGTCGCACGCGTGAAGACCGATGACGGCATCGAAGAAGTCGCGACCGACGAAATCAACAACGGCCAGATCTGTCTCGTCCGGGCCGGCGAACGCATACCACTCGATGGAACGATCGTGCAGGGCGTTTCCGCGATCGACCAGGCACCAATCACCGG
This genomic interval carries:
- a CDS encoding magnesium transporter CorA family protein, with the protein product MSTASPLPMNWEVPQIFHERLGDGPGRQRVMQADGHILIVTHRPPRHGERVRGGRYFWRNPAGVLQSSDLGQGPSSMIKHLEEYNGAIARLEKAENDSQSSEEYFRVISELGPLLRATRNLHSTLQSAREASGNDRTMINFRDRSYDLERSAELLYNEAKNELDFLIAQRTEQQAASSHRMAVSAHRLNILAALFFPMVTLATIFGSSLQHGWETASAPIPFFTMLIVGFVLGLLLNWFINVPIEPKPRKRHGADARIPRSP
- a CDS encoding heavy metal translocating P-type ATPase → MTHQPQDDAISRSLSVSLQVAELDCAEEVRILKDGLAEKPGIEKLDFDVMRGRMDIHYDAQHWNVKRLLEAVSSLGMTAQEVVETPSNATAQEPVRHDYNRERALVRSGAFLLVAVVIQAWESGGIAALFGHGEGAHTISVLAILLYLISISLGIRWIFPKAVKAVRRFSADMNLLMTVAVIGAIILGEFFEAAMVTFLFTLSEVLEQRSVTRARRSIQSLMSLAPDVARVKTDDGIEEVATDEINNGQICLVRAGERIPLDGTIVQGVSAIDQAPITGESVPVEKEPGDPVYTGTINGSGSIEFRVAGTSGSTLLNRIVRLIDQAYQRRAPSEQWVDQFARYYTPTMMLLAVAVMVIPPTVLGWSVDSATTWFYNGLVLLVIACPCALVISTPVSIVSALTAAARNGVLVKGGLSLETLANVKAVVLDKTGTLTTGMPSVTTVQCLGASTKKSHWLWRPVCRITARIPLRKRF
- a CDS encoding ZIP family metal transporter, with protein sequence MLLLAIYCLLIIAASLLGGWLPVVIRLTHTRMQMMMSAVGGLMLGVGILHMLPHGIAECNSMDWAMGSLLVGLITTFFLMRLFHFHEHAPIENEYPGTAAGDHKHGGHLHCDHDHDHSGHTHNHSQDAADSRMRWLGVFMGLSLHTLLDGIALAAGVSAAAHHDNSGFMGLLGLGVFLGIFLHKPLDALSITFIMRQSKWPVSTINVVNLGYAIMCPLGVVLFFAGYNGFDASKQFVVGMALCFSAGVFLCISLADILPEVQFHSHDKVKLSLVMLLGIGFAYLIGFAEPGGLHDHNKPPQDQSAEVSQP